The segment GAGGGTGATGCGCTGTATCACAGTCTGCAAGTTTACGATTTGGCGTGCCATGCAAACCCGTGGGACGAAGAATTTTTGCTCGCGGCGTTGCTGCATGACGTCGGGAAAGGCATCGATCCCTACGACCATGTGGATGCTGGCGTCGATGCGATTTGTGACTTCGTATCCGATCGAACTTTGTGGTTGGTGAAGCATCACATGCTGGCCCACAAGATTTTTGACCAAACGATCGGCGCGCGGAAGCGAAAGCGTTTGCAGGAAAACGAAAACTACGAAGATCTTGTCCTACTGGGACGATGTGATCGAGAGGGCAGAAAACAGGGAATCGAAACGACTGAGCTGGAAGCAGCGTTAGAGTACATTCGCACGATTGGCCATCAGTGGGCGTAAAATATTTTGATGCTTTGCTTTGAATCAAGGCGATTTGCGAAACGAAAACGTGAGGCTTTGGAACATTTCTATCCTTTTTGGAAAATCCTGTCCAAAATGGAAGCTCTGCCGCTAATTGAATACTAAACGCCATCCTCTAGCCTGAGCCGAAGCTTCCTTTGTCTGATTCCCCACAGCAATCTACTGAAATTGATGGGGCGAAATTTTCGCAGCTGATCATTCAGTCGCAGCGCCAAATGCGAACGCTTGTTCTGGCGATGGTTCCGGGCTGTCGCGATGTCGACGACATTTTGCAGGAGTCCTGTGCGGCGATGTGGAAGAAAATCGATAGCTACGATTCACAGCGGCCGTTCGCGAACTGGTCGCTGGCGTTTGTACGGATGCAAACGATGGCGTGGCTGAAACGTCAGGGCCGCGACCGGTTGCGGATGAGCGGCGAAGCGATGGATTCGATCTATCAGTCAGTCGAAGAGTCGTACGAGCCGTCGCGGGATCATCGCAAAGTCAACGCGTTGGAAGACTGTTTGATGTTGTTGAACGAGTCTGAGAAAAGCCTGCTGACCAGTCGCTATGTGCACGGAGAATCGGTCGGCGAACTGGCGGAGAAAACGAGCGGTCGTACGTCGGCGGCGCTCTACAAACAGTTTGCCAGACTCCAAAGTCGGCTTTTGCGTTGCATTGAAGGAAAGTTGGGGGAACTGTGATGTCGGATATTCAGGACCGCGTTGCGTTGCTTGGACAGCGTGCCGGAGACGGCTGCGAAGAGGCGTTGCGCGAACTCGATCAGTTAATCTGCAGTGATCCGCGAGCAAAGAAAGCATGGCTGGAACTTGCGTGGCTGTCGGCACAGTTGCCTTTGACTGCAACGCTGTGCGGACATGTTGTCGCGAAGCAGAACCAAAGCCCGCGATCTTCTACGACGAGTCTGACTCGATGGCTTGCAATTGCCGCGACATTGTTGATGGCGACCGGAATCGCCTACGTGGTGTTCTTT is part of the Mariniblastus fucicola genome and harbors:
- a CDS encoding sigma-70 family RNA polymerase sigma factor is translated as MSDSPQQSTEIDGAKFSQLIIQSQRQMRTLVLAMVPGCRDVDDILQESCAAMWKKIDSYDSQRPFANWSLAFVRMQTMAWLKRQGRDRLRMSGEAMDSIYQSVEESYEPSRDHRKVNALEDCLMLLNESEKSLLTSRYVHGESVGELAEKTSGRTSAALYKQFARLQSRLLRCIEGKLGEL